The DNA segment CCCCAAAAAGCAGGGACCAGTGAAGGAGCTCGTATTGCCGCACGGTCTCCCATTTCATCATGTCCCCGTAGTTACCGAAGATAGACATGATCCAAAGTGCGATAAACAGATAAAGGATTCCTATGACTTTGGTTTGCGGCGACATAGAAAGCAGACGCGCTTTGAAAGTCGAAGTGTTTGAGGGGGGTGAAGTCTGTTCTCCAACAAGTCCGAGAGCAGTTAGCGCGGCACCGAAGACGACGAATCTGAGGGGGTAGTTCATACCCAGGTAATAGGCCCCCCAGCCAGACATGTAGCCAGTCTCTGTGCCCATCCAAGCGCCCAGGGAAGCCAAACCGAAGACCCATACAAGCGCTGAAGGAAACCACAGGCCGAGTAGTGCATATAGAACGGACGCGATCAAAAAGAGTACAGAGTAGTGGCCTGACCCAGTGTCAATCACAATGCCCAGAAAGAAAACGGCGCCTGCCAAAGCCAAGACCCCGAGAAAGAAGACAGATTCATTACGGTAAATACGGTGTGGATGCTTCCTTCGCGAAAACAGGCCGTACCAAAAGATCGTGGCCGACACAACGGCAAAAAAAACACATTTCACGGCGGCCGAAACGTTGAAGATACGCTTGAGTAGTTCCATCAGCATCCTGTCAGCCAAGACCGTACCTACCGCAATGACGATGCAGACAATGGCGATGATAAAGGCATAGCGCGCAGTCTTTTGCCAATCGAAGGGGGCAATGGAGGTAGCAGCCGTAAGGTGAGCGCTGGTTTCGTTGTCAATAATGCCGTTTTCGCGCCACCGATCGACCACACGCATAACAATACCGTGGTGCTTTCTGGGAAGCGCCACTTGAGGCTGTTGACTTTGTTGTTCCATCGCGTGTCTCCCTATCCGCTGATCAGTCGCAATCTAACATTCGCGCTAACCGGCGGGACTGGGCGATGCGCCATAGGCGCGTTGCCCAAGACCGTCCGTGTTGAGCGCGTTGTTAGACATTCTTCTGTGCCGCCTTCTTTCTGATTCGTTCAATACGGCCTTCAAAACCCGAAAAT comes from the Candidatus Hydrogenedentota bacterium genome and includes:
- a CDS encoding DUF2157 domain-containing protein → MEQQSQQPQVALPRKHHGIVMRVVDRWRENGIIDNETSAHLTAATSIAPFDWQKTARYAFIIAIVCIVIAVGTVLADRMLMELLKRIFNVSAAVKCVFFAVVSATIFWYGLFSRRKHPHRIYRNESVFFLGVLALAGAVFFLGIVIDTGSGHYSVLFLIASVLYALLGLWFPSALVWVFGLASLGAWMGTETGYMSGWGAYYLGMNYPLRFVVFGAALTALGLVGEQTSPPSNTSTFKARLLSMSPQTKVIGILYLFIALWIMSIFGNYGDMMKWETVRQYELLHWSLLFGAASIAAIWYGLKRDDGALRGFGLTFLFINLYTRFFEYFWDSIHKAA